One stretch of Lagenorhynchus albirostris chromosome 13, mLagAlb1.1, whole genome shotgun sequence DNA includes these proteins:
- the LOC132531779 gene encoding calmodulin-binding transcription activator 1-like, with product CAEGKWLPKTSRKSVSQSVLCGISTCCVLNTVPPIDDHGNSNSHVKIFSPKKLLECLPKCSSLPKERHRWNTNERL from the coding sequence TGCGCGGAGGGGAAATGGCTGCCGAAAACAAGCCGGAAGAGCGTTTCCCAAAGTGTATTGTGCGGAATTAGCACCTGCTGCGTTCTCAACACCGTGCCACCTATAGATGATCATGGGAATAGCAATAGTCATGTAAAAATCTTTTCACCGAAAAAGCTGCTTGAGTGTCTGCCGAAATGTTCAAGTTTACCCAAAGAGAGGCACCGTTGGAACACTAATGAGAGATTATGA